A window of the Xiashengella succiniciproducens genome harbors these coding sequences:
- a CDS encoding lipopolysaccharide assembly protein LapA domain-containing protein, producing MKRKLNFSFWLFVVLAVLLVIFSVENAGAIEVKVIFKKTTISLAILLIGTFVTGLVCGALYAWWRLIPSKEEEEAEVIEKTDNNKSIQV from the coding sequence ATGAAAAGAAAACTGAATTTTTCATTCTGGCTCTTTGTAGTACTGGCCGTATTACTTGTAATTTTCTCGGTAGAGAATGCAGGAGCCATAGAAGTAAAGGTCATCTTCAAGAAGACGACCATCTCTCTTGCCATCCTTCTGATAGGAACCTTTGTCACAGGGCTTGTATGCGGTGCGCTTTATGCCTGGTGGAGGCTTATTCCATCTAAGGAAGAGGAAGAAGCAGAAGTGATTGAGAAAACCGACAACAACAAAAGTATTCAGGTGTGA
- a CDS encoding hydrolase, which produces MRILKEETLAVIVDVQERLFPHIADNENLAKNLKTLIQGLQVLEIPLKVTEQYRKGLGETIADIRPLLEGVWNGEKTPFSCCDDEAFMNEIKKEGRKFIVLAGIESHICVLQTAIDLKALGYIPVVIEDCVGSRNQENKRIAVNRMLQEGIIVTSTESILFELCRYSGNDTFKAISKLVK; this is translated from the coding sequence ATGAGAATACTCAAAGAAGAAACACTTGCTGTTATTGTTGACGTCCAGGAACGTTTGTTCCCTCACATTGCAGATAACGAGAATCTTGCAAAAAACCTTAAAACACTGATTCAAGGCCTCCAGGTCCTTGAAATTCCACTCAAAGTTACCGAGCAGTATCGCAAGGGTCTAGGTGAAACCATAGCCGATATCAGACCCCTGCTGGAAGGTGTATGGAATGGCGAGAAAACTCCGTTTAGCTGCTGTGACGACGAAGCTTTTATGAATGAAATCAAGAAGGAAGGTCGCAAGTTCATCGTACTGGCAGGCATAGAGTCTCATATCTGTGTTCTTCAGACTGCAATAGACCTCAAAGCCCTGGGCTATATTCCTGTGGTTATTGAAGACTGTGTGGGTTCAAGAAACCAGGAAAACAAGCGTATAGCGGTAAACAGAATGTTGCAGGAGGGCATAATTGTTACAAGTACCGAATCCATACTGTTTGAACTATGCCGCTATTCAGGAAATGACACATTTAAAGCAATTTCCAAATTGGTGAAATAA
- a CDS encoding phosphoglucomutase, with the protein MSKIDWKELQNGSDIRGIALEGVPGEKVNLTPEAVSRIGQSFVGWLHKRYPGTRLSISVGMDSRLSGPVLKDALIKALIDCGVDVYDLGLASSPAMFMSTLSEDQPVTAAIMLTASHLPFNRNGMKFYTCEGGLDKADITDILELAASNASFRGKTKGSIEKRDFMAEYAARFVKIIREQVNHPKHFDEPLSGLKIVVDAGNGAGGFYATEVLARLGADISASQFLEPDGRFPNHVPNPEDEIAMLSVTRQVKATNADLGIIFDTDVDRAALVVRNGQMINRNSLIAMVSAVILREHPGTTIVTDSITSNGLTWFINEYLGGHHHRFQRGYKNVINEAIRLNKEGKECHLAIETSGHAALKENHFLDDGAYLITKLIITMARLQQEGKSLINLIEKLPTPASSIEIRIGINTPDFKEYGEKVITELGLYAANHVGWELATENYEGLRVQCSKPQGWFLLRLSLHDPVLPLNIESEETVGMKEIISELSRFFENYDDLDLSGLKNID; encoded by the coding sequence ATGAGCAAGATTGACTGGAAAGAACTGCAGAACGGTTCTGACATACGGGGCATCGCCCTCGAGGGCGTGCCCGGTGAAAAGGTAAACCTCACACCGGAAGCTGTCTCTCGTATTGGACAATCCTTTGTTGGATGGTTGCATAAGCGTTACCCAGGCACCAGACTGTCCATATCGGTAGGTATGGACTCCAGACTTTCGGGGCCCGTCCTCAAGGATGCCCTTATCAAAGCCCTCATTGATTGCGGTGTTGATGTATATGACCTCGGACTTGCATCGTCTCCGGCAATGTTCATGAGCACATTGAGTGAGGACCAACCAGTTACAGCAGCGATAATGCTTACTGCCAGTCACCTCCCCTTCAATCGCAACGGCATGAAATTTTATACCTGTGAAGGTGGCCTTGATAAAGCTGATATCACAGATATTCTGGAACTTGCTGCAAGCAATGCGTCTTTCAGAGGCAAAACTAAGGGGTCGATAGAGAAGCGCGACTTTATGGCTGAATATGCAGCCCGCTTTGTAAAGATTATCCGTGAACAGGTCAATCATCCCAAGCACTTTGATGAACCCCTTAGTGGGCTCAAGATAGTGGTTGACGCCGGCAACGGGGCCGGCGGCTTCTATGCCACTGAAGTACTCGCCAGGCTAGGTGCTGATATCTCTGCAAGCCAGTTTCTCGAACCCGATGGTAGATTTCCCAACCATGTCCCAAATCCGGAGGATGAAATAGCCATGCTATCTGTTACCCGTCAGGTAAAAGCTACAAATGCCGACCTAGGTATTATTTTTGATACAGACGTGGATCGCGCTGCACTTGTTGTGCGAAACGGACAAATGATAAACCGTAATAGTCTGATTGCTATGGTATCTGCGGTTATTCTCAGAGAACACCCGGGTACGACGATAGTAACCGACTCAATCACTTCAAACGGTTTGACCTGGTTTATCAATGAATACCTTGGTGGTCATCACCACCGCTTCCAACGGGGATACAAGAATGTGATTAACGAGGCAATCCGCCTTAATAAGGAAGGTAAGGAATGTCACCTTGCTATTGAAACATCAGGTCATGCGGCACTCAAGGAAAACCACTTCCTCGATGACGGGGCTTATCTGATTACCAAACTGATAATCACAATGGCCAGACTGCAACAGGAAGGTAAGAGTCTGATCAACCTTATTGAAAAGCTTCCGACACCGGCGAGTAGTATAGAGATAAGGATTGGTATCAACACCCCTGACTTCAAGGAATACGGGGAAAAGGTGATTACCGAACTGGGACTCTACGCAGCCAATCATGTGGGATGGGAACTGGCAACCGAAAATTATGAAGGTTTACGCGTGCAGTGCTCAAAGCCTCAAGGCTGGTTCTTGCTTCGCCTCTCTCTCCACGACCCGGTACTGCCCCTTAATATAGAAAGCGAAGAAACGGTTGGAATGAAGGAAATAATTTCCGAACTCAGTCGTTTCTTCGAAAACTATGACGACCTTGACCTGAGCGGACTCAAAAATATTGACTAA
- a CDS encoding SIS domain-containing protein has protein sequence MILDEVKDILSAEAEAVRNIPVGPQFEKALELIYEQVHVKRGKLITSGMGKAGQIAVNISTTFSSTGTPAVFLHPAEAQHGDLGVIQENDVMLLISNSGKTREIVELVSLARRLRPEIRFIVITGNPDSVLATEADVFIPTGSPREVCALGLTPTTSTTIMTVLGDVLVVLMMKKIGFTNHDYSLRHHGGYLGDKSRQAATLDKNKQI, from the coding sequence ATGATACTGGACGAAGTAAAAGATATCCTTTCAGCAGAGGCTGAAGCAGTCAGAAACATACCCGTTGGTCCACAATTTGAAAAGGCACTTGAATTAATTTACGAACAGGTGCACGTCAAAAGAGGTAAACTTATCACGAGCGGAATGGGTAAGGCCGGCCAGATCGCCGTCAATATATCTACAACATTCAGCAGTACTGGCACCCCTGCAGTATTTCTTCACCCTGCTGAGGCCCAGCATGGTGACCTCGGAGTAATTCAGGAAAACGATGTGATGCTGCTGATATCCAACTCAGGTAAGACCCGTGAAATCGTCGAACTGGTAAGTCTGGCACGCCGTCTCAGACCTGAGATTCGCTTTATTGTTATTACCGGCAATCCGGATTCTGTCCTTGCCACAGAGGCAGATGTATTCATTCCTACTGGCTCTCCACGTGAAGTATGTGCCCTTGGTCTTACTCCTACCACTTCAACAACAATTATGACTGTATTGGGAGATGTGCTTGTAGTTCTGATGATGAAGAAGATAGGGTTTACCAACCATGATTATTCGCTGAGACATCACGGAGGATATTTGGGTGATAAATCACGTCAGGCTGCCACGCTTGACAAAAACAAACAGATATGA
- a CDS encoding secondary thiamine-phosphate synthase enzyme YjbQ encodes MVYQTFITLPEYRRGFHLITRIIEAELRKIPDLPQSGLVNVFIQHTSAGLTINENADPSVRDDFETIMNRLVPENLRDYTHTLEGLDDMPAHVKASMMGSSVTIPLSGGRMALGTWQGIFLCEFRNHGGRRRLILTVTW; translated from the coding sequence ATGGTATATCAGACATTTATAACCTTGCCTGAGTACAGGAGGGGTTTTCATTTGATAACCAGGATAATAGAGGCGGAGTTGCGCAAAATACCGGATTTGCCACAAAGCGGATTAGTCAACGTGTTTATCCAGCATACCTCTGCAGGACTGACTATCAATGAGAATGCCGACCCGTCGGTGAGGGATGACTTTGAGACTATAATGAACAGGCTGGTACCGGAGAACCTGCGGGATTACACCCACACTTTGGAGGGTCTTGATGATATGCCTGCACATGTGAAGGCCTCAATGATGGGTTCATCGGTTACAATTCCTCTCTCGGGTGGCAGAATGGCATTGGGAACATGGCAGGGTATCTTCCTCTGTGAGTTCCGCAACCATGGGGGACGGCGCAGGCTTATCCTTACGGTAACGTGGTGA
- a CDS encoding HAD family hydrolase, whose translation MGKFFCIFAHMTDLSILPVKIEAVFFDMDGVLYDSMPNHAYSWSGSFKCEGIDFPEYEAYLNEGATGPCTINKVFNQRFGRNATKEEIKRVYSKKTELMNEAPQAPILPGMKEVLRRTMEAGLKVVVVTGSKQPSLIERLNSDFGIIRENVVSGFDVVNGKPDPEPYLRALEKAGTSAANSIVVENAPLGVRAARAAGLITVAVNTGILKPEDLSSVGASLVLDDTQQLASIWPEILLRGKV comes from the coding sequence ATGGGAAAGTTTTTTTGCATATTTGCGCACATGACAGATTTAAGCATATTACCCGTAAAAATAGAGGCGGTTTTTTTTGACATGGATGGAGTCCTGTATGACTCCATGCCCAACCACGCCTATTCCTGGTCTGGTAGTTTTAAGTGCGAAGGAATTGACTTTCCGGAATATGAGGCCTACCTGAATGAAGGCGCAACTGGTCCCTGTACTATCAACAAGGTTTTCAATCAGCGCTTTGGAAGAAATGCCACCAAGGAGGAGATAAAACGGGTTTACAGCAAGAAGACCGAATTGATGAATGAGGCCCCTCAGGCTCCAATACTTCCGGGTATGAAGGAGGTGCTAAGAAGGACTATGGAAGCAGGACTCAAGGTAGTTGTAGTTACAGGTTCCAAACAACCCTCTCTGATAGAAAGGCTCAACAGTGATTTCGGAATTATACGCGAGAATGTTGTAAGCGGTTTCGATGTGGTAAATGGTAAGCCTGATCCGGAACCATATCTGAGAGCTCTTGAAAAAGCCGGTACTAGTGCGGCTAATTCAATAGTTGTCGAGAATGCCCCTCTTGGAGTCCGTGCAGCGCGGGCTGCCGGACTGATAACCGTGGCTGTTAACACAGGCATCCTCAAGCCTGAAGACCTTTCCAGTGTTGGTGCTTCATTAGTACTCGATGACACACAGCAACTTGCCTCAATATGGCCGGAGATTTTATTGAGAGGCAAGGTCTGA
- a CDS encoding B3/4 domain-containing protein has protein sequence MTINILPEIGGLFPQLSIACIETEVTVVPSDGELAGYMEQLCESLKGSITNESIRQHPVVEMTKRAYRKMGQDPNRYRPAAESLLRRIASGKGLYNVNNIVDILNIVSIRTGFSIGGFDKDKIRGEISFGIGRAGEAYEGIGRGALNIEHLPVFRDEIGAFGTSTSDSVRTMVDENTRHFLMVIPAFENIGDHLEKAIEMSEELLVEFARVRSVSIFTSGKVNEAGADK, from the coding sequence TTGACCATCAATATCCTTCCTGAAATTGGCGGGCTCTTCCCCCAGCTATCAATAGCCTGCATTGAAACTGAGGTGACGGTTGTTCCCTCTGACGGTGAACTTGCCGGATATATGGAACAGCTTTGCGAAAGCCTTAAAGGCAGTATCACCAATGAAAGCATCAGACAGCATCCGGTGGTGGAGATGACAAAAAGAGCCTACCGAAAGATGGGACAAGACCCCAATCGCTATCGTCCTGCTGCAGAAAGCCTGTTGCGTCGTATTGCAAGCGGCAAGGGTCTGTACAATGTCAATAATATAGTTGACATTCTGAACATCGTTTCAATCCGTACTGGCTTTTCTATAGGCGGATTTGACAAGGATAAGATCAGGGGAGAGATAAGCTTTGGTATTGGTCGTGCAGGTGAAGCTTATGAAGGTATTGGCAGGGGTGCACTTAATATTGAGCATCTGCCGGTGTTTCGTGACGAGATAGGTGCATTCGGAACCTCGACAAGTGATTCTGTTCGCACTATGGTTGACGAGAATACCCGTCACTTCCTGATGGTAATACCTGCCTTTGAGAATATAGGCGACCATCTTGAAAAAGCGATTGAGATGAGTGAAGAGCTTCTGGTTGAGTTCGCCAGAGTCAGGTCAGTCAGCATCTTTACTTCAGGCAAAGTTAATGAAGCAGGTGCAGATAAGTAG
- a CDS encoding MBL fold metallo-hydrolase, whose translation MIEICALASGSNGNCYYIGNGEDAILVDAGISRRQVLDRMTQRGLMPSKVRAIFISHEHADHMRGVRVLAKKLAVPVYMTQKTFDNSWGPNRPEKAEVFTPGEVININGFEVHSFSKEHDAAEPCSFRIQYRGIHVGVFTDIGEPCDNVTEHLAQCHALFLETNYDNDMLWSGPYPYQLKVRVAGNKGHLSNAQAFELLSNHHNKDLQVVFLSHLSEENNRPDLAMAAFSGLTDRFSIKLTNRYAAAEVFVVKLPEERVIV comes from the coding sequence ATGATTGAGATTTGTGCGCTTGCTTCAGGCAGTAACGGAAACTGCTACTATATAGGAAATGGGGAGGATGCAATATTAGTTGACGCCGGTATCAGCCGGCGTCAGGTGCTTGACCGCATGACACAAAGAGGTCTGATGCCATCGAAGGTAAGGGCCATTTTTATTTCCCATGAACATGCCGACCATATGCGTGGGGTAAGGGTTCTGGCCAAGAAGTTGGCTGTTCCCGTTTATATGACCCAGAAGACCTTTGACAATTCGTGGGGGCCTAACAGGCCTGAAAAGGCCGAAGTGTTTACTCCGGGAGAAGTGATAAATATCAATGGCTTTGAGGTGCACAGCTTTTCGAAAGAGCATGATGCGGCAGAACCATGCAGTTTCCGGATACAATACCGTGGCATCCACGTGGGTGTGTTTACAGATATTGGTGAGCCATGTGATAATGTAACTGAGCATCTGGCTCAATGCCATGCCTTGTTTCTCGAAACAAACTATGACAACGATATGTTATGGTCGGGCCCTTATCCCTATCAATTGAAGGTGCGCGTGGCAGGCAACAAAGGTCACCTCTCAAATGCACAGGCATTTGAGCTGCTAAGTAATCATCACAACAAGGATCTGCAGGTAGTCTTTCTTTCTCACCTATCTGAGGAAAACAACAGACCCGATCTGGCTATGGCAGCATTTAGCGGACTGACGGACAGGTTTAGCATCAAACTGACAAACCGCTATGCTGCAGCCGAGGTATTTGTCGTTAAGCTGCCGGAAGAAAGGGTTATTGTATAG
- a CDS encoding tetratricopeptide repeat protein, with protein sequence MINRVLFTIIAATVLSQFSISGQKSPERVQPERVLEEGKLLFERGYYGLARETFASLRDMDASVTLKDDASFFEALSALRLEHGDAGYLFEKHLEDFPQSRHISHAYFRLGELAQKDKKDSQALRRFEKVDPNDLDKDVRLEFYYKSGYAYFVNGDYNKASRHLAMVKDADSKYSAPASYYYAHILYEKGDHEAALRSFEKLRHEPGFRDIIPYYIAQIYYMQGNYDKAIEYGTPLMAEAKGLMRTDLARVLGDSYFTTGKYSQAIPYLSIVVKDSKSPRREDYYHLGLSFYFEKDYAQAASNLAQVTSGSDEMTQNAYYHLADCYLHTGDKKNARIAFEAASRADFDKAIKEDAMFNYLKLNYELSFSPFNEIVNSFMQFINEFPNSRHIDEAYRYLGQALLTTKNYREALAAMESIKTKSPEVYKAMQRVAYYRGLELFTNLQFQSAIEMFDYSLKYGDQDRELKSDALYWRAEAYYRLNNYSEAQKGYRAFLQEPSARKSSEYAYAHYNLGYTYFKQSNYSEARSWFQQFINRGSDAEPAFMGDAYNRLGDTYFLARDFKNAISWYDKAAGLSGGSPDYAMFQTALSLGISNDHQGKIRRLDNLINSYPMSSYVDDAWYEMGRSYVHLGNLDEAIRCYKTVRDRFPKSNFARKAMLQLGLVFYNAGDLDQSMVYYKRVINEFPGTPEAEDALLGLRAIYLDRNDPNGFISYTNQIGGFARVDDRQRDSLNYIAAERQYMSGNCEQAMDQLDSYLQSFPDGRFALNAHFYKADCQYRSGKMDEALRDFEFVAGRGKSLFSEDAVKYAGQIHYVKGNYTRALDYFRRLEEEADLEENRHEALIGQMRALAKMDNAVSALAATEKVISNPRMQPEIVREARYLKASSHLKLGDKANAINEYRQVSANTSSKEGAESKYMLAQLLYDGGRKPEAEKEIFDFIGKGTPHQYWMAKSFILLSDIYADRQEYFQAVQYLESLLENYKAEDDDIRQIANERLVRYRERQ encoded by the coding sequence ATGATAAACCGCGTATTGTTTACAATAATTGCTGCAACTGTACTTAGTCAGTTTAGCATTTCGGGTCAGAAAAGTCCCGAGAGAGTTCAGCCCGAACGAGTCCTTGAAGAGGGAAAGCTATTGTTCGAACGGGGTTATTACGGTCTGGCCAGGGAGACTTTTGCCAGCCTCAGGGACATGGATGCCAGCGTCACGCTAAAGGATGATGCTTCATTCTTTGAAGCCCTGTCTGCTTTGCGTCTTGAACACGGAGACGCAGGCTACCTGTTTGAAAAGCATCTGGAGGACTTCCCACAAAGCAGGCATATCTCTCATGCTTATTTCAGGCTTGGGGAACTGGCTCAAAAAGACAAAAAGGATTCACAGGCACTTCGTCGCTTTGAGAAGGTTGACCCCAACGACCTTGACAAGGATGTACGCCTTGAGTTTTATTATAAGTCTGGCTACGCCTACTTTGTCAACGGTGACTATAATAAAGCCTCAAGACACCTTGCTATGGTCAAGGATGCTGACTCCAAATACAGTGCACCGGCATCCTATTACTATGCCCACATACTTTATGAAAAAGGAGACCATGAAGCAGCTTTACGCTCATTTGAGAAACTTCGTCATGAGCCAGGCTTCAGGGATATTATTCCATATTATATTGCCCAGATCTATTATATGCAGGGCAACTATGACAAGGCCATCGAGTATGGCACACCGCTGATGGCGGAAGCCAAGGGCCTTATGAGAACCGACCTTGCAAGGGTATTGGGCGACTCCTATTTTACTACAGGCAAGTATTCTCAGGCTATTCCCTACCTCAGCATAGTGGTTAAGGATAGTAAGAGTCCACGTCGTGAGGACTATTATCACCTTGGCCTGTCCTTCTACTTCGAGAAAGATTACGCCCAGGCAGCAAGCAACCTGGCACAGGTGACCTCCGGTAGTGACGAGATGACTCAGAATGCCTATTACCACCTTGCTGACTGCTACCTGCATACCGGTGATAAGAAGAATGCCCGTATTGCCTTTGAAGCTGCCTCTCGTGCAGACTTCGATAAGGCCATAAAGGAGGATGCGATGTTCAACTACCTGAAACTCAACTATGAGCTTTCTTTCTCACCCTTTAATGAGATTGTCAACTCCTTTATGCAGTTTATCAACGAGTTTCCCAACAGCCGTCATATTGATGAGGCCTACCGCTACCTTGGACAGGCTTTGCTGACAACAAAGAACTACAGGGAAGCACTTGCAGCCATGGAAAGCATCAAAACCAAGAGTCCTGAAGTGTACAAGGCCATGCAGAGAGTTGCCTATTACAGGGGACTTGAATTGTTTACAAACCTCCAGTTTCAGAGTGCCATCGAAATGTTTGACTACAGTCTGAAATACGGAGATCAGGACAGGGAACTGAAGTCCGATGCATTGTACTGGAGGGCTGAGGCTTATTACAGGTTAAACAACTACTCTGAGGCGCAAAAAGGCTACAGGGCCTTTTTGCAGGAACCTTCTGCAAGGAAATCTTCCGAGTATGCCTATGCTCATTATAACCTTGGTTATACTTATTTCAAACAAAGCAACTATTCAGAAGCCCGCTCCTGGTTCCAGCAGTTTATTAACCGCGGAAGTGATGCAGAACCTGCCTTTATGGGAGATGCATACAACCGACTGGGCGATACCTATTTCCTGGCAAGGGACTTCAAAAATGCTATTAGCTGGTATGATAAGGCTGCCGGATTATCGGGAGGTTCACCCGACTATGCTATGTTCCAGACAGCCCTGTCGCTGGGTATTTCCAACGACCATCAGGGTAAGATAAGGCGACTTGATAACCTGATTAACAGCTACCCGATGTCATCGTACGTGGATGATGCATGGTATGAGATGGGCAGGTCCTATGTTCACCTGGGCAACCTCGATGAAGCTATTCGTTGCTACAAGACTGTACGGGACCGCTTCCCGAAAAGCAACTTTGCACGTAAGGCAATGCTGCAGTTAGGTCTGGTATTCTACAATGCAGGTGACCTGGATCAATCCATGGTTTACTACAAGCGTGTTATCAACGAATTTCCCGGAACACCTGAGGCCGAAGACGCACTGCTTGGGCTGAGGGCTATCTACCTCGACAGAAACGATCCAAATGGATTTATCAGCTATACAAACCAGATAGGCGGATTTGCCAGGGTTGATGACCGCCAGCGCGACAGTCTCAACTATATTGCAGCAGAACGTCAATATATGTCGGGCAATTGTGAGCAGGCTATGGATCAACTCGACAGTTACCTGCAAAGCTTCCCGGATGGTCGCTTTGCCCTTAACGCCCACTTCTACAAGGCCGACTGTCAATACAGAAGTGGAAAGATGGATGAGGCACTGAGGGATTTCGAGTTTGTTGCAGGAAGAGGAAAGAGTCTGTTCTCAGAAGATGCTGTTAAGTATGCCGGACAAATCCATTACGTGAAAGGTAATTATACAAGGGCTCTTGATTACTTCCGTCGTCTGGAAGAAGAGGCCGACCTTGAAGAAAACAGGCATGAGGCCCTTATCGGTCAGATGCGTGCCCTTGCCAAGATGGACAATGCTGTATCAGCTTTAGCTGCTACAGAAAAGGTAATATCTAACCCACGTATGCAGCCCGAAATTGTGAGGGAAGCAAGATATCTCAAAGCATCCTCTCATCTCAAACTGGGTGATAAGGCAAATGCTATTAACGAGTACCGTCAGGTATCAGCCAATACAAGCAGTAAGGAAGGTGCTGAGTCCAAGTATATGCTTGCCCAACTGCTTTATGATGGTGGACGTAAGCCTGAAGCTGAAAAGGAAATCTTTGACTTTATTGGAAAGGGTACTCCTCATCAGTACTGGATGGCCAAGAGCTTCATCCTTCTGTCGGATATTTATGCCGACAGGCAGGAATACTTCCAGGCAGTTCAATATCTCGAGAGTCTGCTTGAGAACTACAAGGCTGAGGATGATGATATCAGGCAGATTGCAAATGAAAGGCTTGTACGTTACAGGGAAAGACAATAA